From the genome of Nicotiana sylvestris chromosome 1, ASM39365v2, whole genome shotgun sequence:
GTACATTAGGTTGATTAAGGGCATGtagatggagctaagactcgggtgaggACCGTGGGAGGAGACTCGGATTATTTTCCAGTGGTGATGAGGTTGCATCAGGGATCAGCAtttagcccatttttatttgtCTTATCAATGGATGTACTGACGCGATacattcaaggggaggtgtcTTGGTGTATGTTATTTTCAGATGATATAGTGTCGATTGACAAGACGCGTTGCCAGGTTAATGGTAGGATGGAGGTGTGGCGGCAGACCTTGGGTATAAAGATTTCAAGTAGTGTTGGGACGCATGAAGAAGAAGTGAACGTGAAGCTTGATACACAAGTCATCCTAAGAGAGATAGTTTCAAATATCTTGAGCCTATACTACAGAGTAACAAGAAGATTCACGAGGATGTCGCACATCGTATAGGAGCGGGGTGGTTGAGATGAAGGCTCGCTTCTGGTATTTTGTGTGACAGAAATGGGCCACGTAGTTAGACCGGCCATGTAATATAGAGCCGAGTGTTGGCCAATCAAGAAATCTCATGcctagaagatgaaagtagcataaatgaggatgttgagatggctGTGTGGGCATACTAGAAAAGACAACATTAGGAATGAATATATTAGGGACAAAGTGGGTGTGGCACCTATGGAAGATAAGTTATGGGAATCGAGGCTGATATGGTTCAGACATGTGAAGATGAGAGACTCTGATGCCTCCGTTAGGAGGTGCGAGAGGTTGAGAGGAGGGGTAGAGTGAAGCCTAAAAAGAACTGGGTGAGCtaatcaggcaggacatggctcTGCTCCAATTTACCGAGGACGTGACACTCAATAGAAAGGTGTGAAGGTTGAGAATTAGGGTGGTGGGTAAATAGACAATTTAGAATTTCACCTTGTCTTACCAATAGTAGTACTAGTCAGCCATCCTAGTCCCTTGTTTTTATACGGTGTGTCATTATTTTTAGTAGGATTGGCACTTTTCTAATAGTTTCATATCCctggatttctattattattcgTTGTATTAGTTGTTTCTATTGTCTTATTAacttgttgttgctattgtttctcTATTGCTTCATTTTTACTATTCTTAAGCCGAGTTTCATTcggaaacaacttctctaccTTTATAAGGCAAGGTTAGGTCTGCATACACATTATCCTCTCCAAacccccacttgtgagatttcactgggtttgttgttattgttgtaacaATTTAACCTCAGTAGTTAAAAGCTAAAATGAAGTTTTATCATAGTTAACGCTAAAAAAGTTACAAAATAAGCTAGTATAACAAAAAAAATCAGTACATACACACAAGAATgcctgtatatatatatatatatatatatattttaatatttCTCTTTTCATACTAATCAAGTCGTTTAACAAAGACGTGCAGTGCATGTATTGTTCCTTAGTCGAATCAAAACTAGATTATTAGCCTGTTCAGCCAAACTTTTGAAAGGTCAGGTAGTCTTGATTAATGACTAATATTTGTTGAAAATTCTTGTATAATCCGTCAAATTAACTCTACAAACATGTCGCAATCACCAAGGTTTTACATTCGTCTTTACCCATTTTAAGCAACTAATATAACAGCGTACAATTTAGCAAATCAGACTTGGTTTTCCGCTATTTTGACTTTGCTCTTTATTCAGAAATCAAAATCATGGTGACAACATAATTAGAGTATAGTTCAGAAGGAAATAATACAGTAATTTGATTCCATTTGCACGGAACTAAGTTACCAGCTAGTGGGCTCAGCAGGTTAACAAACTCAAGGTTCCAACTTccaagaaaaatctcaaaactacTCTCAGACAAGTACCTTCATTCTAATGGCAATTTCCAtttcaaaatcatatttttctCATAGTTAAGTTCTGCTCAAAAAGAAAGTAATAAAGGATCAAGTCGAGGAGTCATTGCAGCTCACTGAGTTCAAGAAAAACCTTTATTTAACCAATCCAACAGTAGAAAGATGCGAATTAGCAACTGAAAGAAGCAATCTGACCATAAATCATGCGGATTGGACGACCAAATGTAGATCTAAAACCAGTGCATTTAACCTGGGAAAGTTTTTAGCAACAAGCTATAAAAATAAAGAGAATTTATCAGTAGCCTACAGAAGAAGGCTACCTTTAACCATATGGATGATGGAAAACTTTAGATTAAGGCAAAAAGGTCCTCAACACCAGACCATTTTCGTATAAGAATTACCTTACCCATACAGAGCAAGTGAAGATGGGTCGACAAAGAAAGGGATATAAGAGCTCCAGACGTTGCAAATTGAGGTAGAAGGGGTTTTCGAGCAATAAAAGCTAATATGTACTTTTGCACCAAAATTTACTCCAAGACCGCATGGTCTTTTGATCAAAACGCTAGAAACACTTCCAAGTAAGTCACCAATTATTTGCAGTTTCTTCAATACTTCTCTTAAAAGCCTCGGTTGTCACCCCCGTAATCAAAAGACTTATCTTCTTGATACCcggaggagggggggggggaggagagAGTCTTTGACGTTCCAAAGTAGGTGGGAATGGATATAGATGCAGAACAGGTCCTTGAAGTTCCCAAACCAAACTTAAATCAGTTCACGCTTTGGCACTATAAAAAATTGAGTTATCAAATAAACAAGCAATAGGAAAGTAGAAACCAAACAGAATCACACCATGCATGTACCTTTTTTAAAACAAGAAACAAACTATCCCACATTGCCTTCATCTTTCATTCTGTACTCCCTCTCAAAACACAAGTCTAAGAACCTATTTTTCTTTAACACAACTAGAGAAGAGTAAAAACATCATTCTCGTTTACCTCTAGCACATAACAAGGAAATTCAACTACATCAAAGAAGTAAAATCCACATTGTTTCACAAATTCAACTCTCCACATTTCTAAAGAATTCACCAAAACCAATTCCATCAATTTAACAATACTAGTTACACTACCCAGCTCAAATTTTCCcctaaaattcaaaacaatattCAATCATGAAAGTTCAAACAATAGTATATTCCCCTCTGGGACTTTCCGAAAGCAAAGCACCATAAGGTGAATcatcctgatcttccggagcccTAAGTGCACCATGAACACACAGAATCACAATCCCAAAGCCAATTGAAACGAAAACATTCGTCCAAATCTTAGCAACCAGAAGCGCAACGACAGTCACCAAACTTAGAAACCCTAACACGAACCTATCATCAACATCGAAGCCAAAAAGCTCCAACGGCTCATTACGGGAGAAGTAGAGATAAATCCAACCGGCGAAGATGATTAGGAACAACACGAGTAAAATTGGCCGGATAATTAGGGTGATTAATAGGATAAAGAGGATGATTAGTACGTAATTACCGGCGAAATAACGGAGGTTTTTGTTGATCCGATATGTTGCGTCGGAGAATGAGATTGGGAGGCTGAGGGCAGCGGTATCGATGAATAACGGCCACGGTCTAACGGTGACGGCGGCAATTGTTCCAGCGTCCGGCGGAGGAGAAGACATTCGGAAGTttgatcttcttctttttttcgggTCGGAAAATTCGAAGCTGATTCGATAAATGAGGAATATAAGGTGAAGTAATTGGATTTATAGGTGGAAGGGTGGAACTAAGATTTATAGTTTTTCTACTGCCTTTCGGTTGTACCCAAATATATTGCTAAATATAAATTTGACCCAAACTTTCATTTGCTTCATACCCCTTTTGCTCCTATATAGTTTAATGAGTATTCGAGTCAGGTTGCGTGCATCTCAACTAATTTCATCGGTACTTATTTTACGGTATACTTACTACCTTCCACTAGTAGATGTCCCGAACAACTCTGTCCCCCAAAACTTTGACAAATAGGAAGAGATCACCTAGCATTTTTGTCTTTGCGGGAATTCAAACCCCGAAACCTCGTAATTTTCGACCCACTTCACTGACCATTATGTCATACGCTTGAGGATAATGTGTTCGCTATTATAGTGTACTCTACGTGGGTGATAAGATACATTTGTTCAAGGATTACATTTCTCGTGAGACTATTTTGATTAAATCATTAAGTGTATCCTCTATCATTATATGACTACTAAGTTTAATTTTAGAACAGTAACCACAATTTTGAAAGCCCCCTCAAAATCAAAGTACTTTATCCACTCATTTGCTATATTTCAACTCTTTACGATGACATTGAACAACTTGGTTAGTCATAAATTACTTTAGATCGCTCACAATAATTTTACCGTGAGACAGCACCTCGACAGGGGCGGATCTAGCTTATTACATGTGGGTTCCGTGAACCCAATAGTTTTTTCACATACtctatatatatttaaaaattaattaaatatcaATACTCATTGTATATTTACTTAAGGTCGCATTAGGAACCCATAAACAATAAATCCCGGATCCGCCTTTGCACACTTATTACATGTGGGTTCGCGTGACCCAACAACTTTTTCAaatcccctatatatatatattaaaaaaacatTAAATATCAATAAATATTTGGTTGTGAACCTAGTTACTTATTGTATATTTAAGTAAGGTTGCTAtaggaacccataaactttaaatccTGAATTCGCCTGTATGAGCAAGAGTCACTACTTCCAATTATTTTGAACCAGAACATGGTGAAGTGACAAAGATAGCACCTGAAAAATTGAATATTATGAAGAACAGTTTTCATAAGCTACAAGAAGCAGAACATGGGAGCTGAATGCATCTTTTGAATCAATCAGTTTTCGTAACAATATCTAGCTTTCTGCAGTTCCATAGATGATGCTTCATCTTGCCTATAATTTGATCAATATAGTAGCAACCCACTGAACTACTAAAGAATATAAGGAGAAAAACAAACCAGCAATACAAAATAGAGAGCGACAGAgagagaggaggaggaggaggccgGAGGGTGACAGCACTGTACACTGTGCAAAATGTCAACAGCAGCGACGGTAACAAAAAAGAAAACATATACAATATGTGCTCAGGATTCTCCAAACATTTTCTCCTGGATGATTTGCCCAAGTTTCGAATACAGATCTCGCTGCTCATCAAAGCTCAGGTTCATTATTATCTGTATTATATAGAGCAAGTATATCAGCTCCAACAGAAATACTTCAACAAGAAATTACATGGAATTCATGTCACTTGAGCCACGTACCTGATCCAAGACCATCTCAATTGACAAGTTCTGAGGCGCCACAAAAGACTGATGATAGATATATGCAAAAACAGCCATCACCATCTGCGTGAACGTACACATAAGAAATATATCACAAACTGATAGTTTGGATTACAACTAGAAAGCACTACTAACAGGCCAGAGTAGGAGAAGTGAAGGAGAAATCTATCGGTCTATGGAAATACTGATCCTACTAACAAGGTATAGAAAGCGACAGTTCATTTAGTTCACCTGACAATCCATTCTATCTGTGATGCCACCATGTCCAGGTATACTATCACCAAAATCCTACAGCACCAAGAGAGAGAGAAGATGATTGCAACATAATAGCAACGATCCCACTAGGGTAACTAAAAAAACAAGACGAAGTAATAACATTGAACCTTAATCTTGAAGGCTCTCTTAAAGCCGCTAGCAAAAAAGCCTCCAAACGGCGCTATGATTGATGCAAACAAGCCAAGCCACAAGGCATGCCATTGCACAGGCAAAACAGAGATCTCTCTCCAAGGAAACTGCGCCAGTAAGAATTAGTGAAGGGTTATGCCAATGCTGGATCAACTAAAAAAGGATTTGAATTGACTTCAGAAAGCTTAATAATAACACAAGCATAACGAAGAAGAGGCAAATAACaggaaatcttttttttttcaaaaagatgAATTGCCGGATAATCTCATGTCGAGTGTGTACGACAATCAAAATGAACCACTTGCAGTTGTATACATTCAACGCCTCTCCAAAAATTACTACTATTTCAAGGCTCaacattttaagattttttttttgagatgGTAACATACCCTTGTGGTCCAgtccttccccagaccccacgcataaagggagcttagtgcatcgggctgcctttttttttttttgagatggTAACATAAAATCTTAAGAAATTTCAAATCATTCAGAGCATTTGGTTCACATAAAACTAATCTACAGGCtctgtcataatattttattaaaagttaatattataatattaattatcaCACACCAACATCATGCTAATTACGCTAAATGATAATGTGTACCCACATTAATATTCAAAGTATGTTCAAAAAATTTGACCACCAGTGAGGATGTTCATTGTGGTCAAAATCGTCTAAACTAGTTTTTGCTTCTAAAAATATGACACATGTTTAGTATTCATTCATATACTTCATAGAATTTTTTAAGTTAACAATGTGCACACCACCAACCTTGTTTCAAGCCCTGAACTGATAAAAATTTTAGATCGCAAcctatgttgcgcggactctccaaaatgatgccgcacccgtgtcggatcctccaaaaatacactatttttggaggatccgacacgcaccCAGTAACATTtccggagagtccgagcaacatagatcGCAACCTCTTCTGGTTTTTCTTGTAGcctcttatattttattttttcaacgtTACAAGCTTTTAGATTATTAGATGATTAAAAGTAAAGGTCTCCAAAATAATTATCCATCTGCAACACTCTATCAACAAAATGAACTATCTGCAATGCACCACTCACAtttttctcctttcctttttttttttttttttgttgttgcacCAACCAAATTTTACTAAAGCTAGTTTGCCTCCAATAAATTCACATTTAATTAGCATTCATTTTGATACTCCTATTTTTGATTCTACAGTTTGCCAATAGTAGTAGTTTTATGATCTTCCAGACATTTAGTTGGTTTAGCATACTCTTCCAGAGGAAGGAGTAGCAGTTAAAAAAAGTAATCCATTATTCATATGCTCTTCAATACTTTTATGATGTCTTATTATTCAAACTAAATCATTGGATCAATTTCTATAATAAAAGATTCAACAAGGTGGTGAGAACAGCCATGGTTCTCAACCGATggtgaagggtgatgtcgtgccatgttatgagagtgtaaagcatgaagggtgatgccgtgccattttatgAGATTGTAAAGCAcaaaggatgatgccgtgccatgttatgagagtgtaaagcatgaagggtgatgtcgtgtcatgttatgtgagtgtaaagcacgaagggtgatgtcgtgccatatcatttgaaagtaaaagcacgaagggtgatgtcgtgccatgttatgcaagtgtaaagcacgaagggtgatgccgtgccatttcatttatattatcATGCTTTTATATTATCATGAGTTCATGGCACGATGGGTGTTTCCGTGCAGGCGAGgacgagggacatgcattatATTGTGATATCTATTCCTTGTGTATACGTTCATGCCTTTACATTGAGTTGTTATTGTCGTACTTATGGTTCTTATGTGACTTGTCGTTATTGCCCTGTCCTTGTCCTCTATCTTAATTGTTATTGTGTTGCTCAAGCTTTCTACTTGCTAAACTTGCAAACACCATGCCTACTTCCTGCTATTATAATTACATCCATGTCTTTTCTATTTTGTTGCACTTTAGTACAAGTCTTCTACCATGTTAGTCATTCATGCCCCTACTTATTAACTTATAAAGATCATGTGTTCCCTTTTTATTTGTTATATCTATATCTAGGCCTTCCACCATGCTAGTTAGTTGAAGTTTATATTCCTTTTTCCAAATTGCTGTCATTACTCTTATGCCTTCCGCTTAGTCTATTACTGTTTGCCCATATGTATATCCTCGTTCATTGTTGCTACTTGCGTATTTCCTACTTTGTCATTATTGTTATCGGCATTTTTGCCATCCGTTTGATATTGTTATACGCATATTTGGTGATGATgagataaatgcacgaagggtgttgtcgtGTCATTGACTTGATATCTGAGTACATTCATCACGCTATGAAAGTTATGGAGTGACTATCGTGGTTTATTGGTTTTCGCTCTAAGGAAAAGATTGGTCGAGATATTGGAAAATGATAAATTGTGATCTATTTTAGTACTCAGTTATTGCTTTGCATATTCGTTTCGTGTACTCTTTTCTGTTATATCGTAGTAATGTTCTATTGCTAGTTTACGGTACAGGTTTTATCAGTAagtatcttttaactaaaaagcctcatcactacttcgacgaggttagacaagatacttactgggtacatgggatcggttgtactcatactacacttctgcaccttgcgtgcagaagTGTAAAGTGGAGTTGTTGGTGATGTCGGGAGCCGACTCTGAAGATGTTCGTGCGTTCCGGAACATAgctgccacttgtccttggtagcttaAGATTTTGCTAAACTGTTTATGTAACTTTCAAACAGATCGTGTATTTATTtgtaccagctttgtaaatttcaaattcttagaagctcatgattcgtactaccagtccttgggttAATATGTAAATTTTCACATAATTATTCACTGTTTTCCTATAATTCTCATTTGGATTATATTGactgttagttggcttacctagctggtcgagttaggtgtcatcacgactagtgatttttggatcgtgacacatATGCTCTTCAATACTTTTATGATGCCTTATTATTCAAACTAAATTATTGGATCAATTTCTATAATAAAAGATTCACACTTTTCAGGTTGCCAAAGGAAAGGCCTAATGGTTGAGGCGTGGGAGTAACAACATGAAGATACAAGGTTTTACCAAAGTCACTAGAATAGTAAATATGAAAGTAGTAACAAAGCAGCAACAAAAAAATAACTTGAAATGTCGAAGTTTTGACGGAAATTCGCTTACCCATGCAGGAAACCACTTTGGTACAGTAAAATAATCTGGTTTAAACAGTAGACCAGGATCACAATCAAGCCACCCAGCTGATAAATCCTGCATTAAACAATTTGGAATTTAAGGTTTCCAAAACAGAGGAGCAAATCTTTCAAGCCAATTGGGAGAGACGTTACCCAACATTACCTTCCTAGGGCATGTTAGCCACCTGAAGCGACCAAATATATTGGCAAGCTGCAAATTAACACACAACAGAAAGTAATTAGCAGAACATAGAAAAAATCATACACCCTTCTTAAATCACTGTTTTGAAGATAAATCTTTAGTAGGTGCGGGAAAAACATGAGAAATGGGAGAGAGTACATAGATAATTTGATGACAACACAATACAAGAGATACAATCCTATGTTATATTTGGAGACTAACAAAATACTAACACGTAACACTATCTTTAACATTGTAACTCATTCACACTAACACGACCCCTCAAAGTCAAGGTGAGAAAACCAGCTTGAGTTAGCTTATTCCAAACATAAATAGAAAATAGTCATCTGCATGGTTGGGGGAAAACTTGcccgaaaattctcaaaattttctAATCACAAGAATGTCGCAGGGAAGTTTGGTCATCAAAATCTCTGTGGAAAAGATGTTGCCATAAGCCCATAACAATAGCCGAAAGGGCTATATAGAGGTTTTGTTGCCGAAACTGTTACCGGAAAGAGACACGTTGCTGCCGGAACAATCACCACAGATAAGGTTGGTGCAGGTCATTGAAAAGAGGCAAAAATATTAAGTGACAGAGTAGAGGAAAAAATCTGACTGAACCAACAATATATCGCCACCCGCCGGTAGGCGGAAGCTACCTATGTCTCTGCCAAGATTGTATGGGCTCTTGATATTATGTGATATAATTAAGAGGAGGGAAAAATAAGTAAAGAGTTTGATGACTAGGCACAAGACACCCTTATATTTAACCGACGAGGGACTAACTTGACAATAATAATTAACAGTTGATGCTAACTCGAATATTAGAACAACTAACA
Proteins encoded in this window:
- the LOC104230713 gene encoding PRA1 family protein D, translated to MSSPPPDAGTIAAVTVRPWPLFIDTAALSLPISFSDATYRINKNLRYFAGNYVLIILFILLITLIIRPILLVLFLIIFAGWIYLYFSRNEPLELFGFDVDDRFVLGFLSLVTVVALLVAKIWTNVFVSIGFGIVILCVHGALRAPEDQDDSPYGALLSESPRGEYTIV